TTCTTTCAACCTTGCCGATTCCGTCCAATACACGAAATCTTCCGGCTCCAGCAGGTTTTCCATGATCATCATATAACACAAAATGCACAGAATCGGATTCAAACTGATCAATTTCTTCTTCCTCAGGAACCTGTTGCTCATGAATGAAAACAGTCTTGCGCACCTCGAATGCGTCTGCTAATTCTTGTTCGTTCGTTACAATTTTTACTTCCACGTCCATTTATTCCTTTCCAAGCCTGAATGTCTCATATACTGTCCATGAACCATTATCCAGCTGGTATAGTAAGTGTATCCTATCGGCAGTATCTTCATAATGAACTTTTGTCATACGCAGTGAACCATATACATCGGAATGTTCATCGTCGGACATTTTTTGCCCGATGGTAATATGAGGCACAAAGTTATACTCCTGATTCCCACCATCAAATGTTGCATTAAGCTCATTATGAAGCTTTTCCAGCTCTTCCGGTGATTCAACCTTCAAGTAA
This portion of the Mesobacillus sp. S13 genome encodes:
- a CDS encoding GNAT family N-acetyltransferase, producing MEVKIVTNEQELADAFEVRKTVFIHEQQVPEEEEIDQFESDSVHFVLYDDHGKPAGAGRFRVLDGIGKVERICVLKENRKTGAGVAVMDKIEEYAKSQGISTLKLNAQTHAIPFYSKLGYETVSEEFMDAGIPHKTMKKSI
- a CDS encoding YjcG family protein; protein product: MKFGIVIFPSKKIQDFANSMRRRYDPHYALIPPHVTLKSSFEATEEEIKEIANKLDTIARNFKPINIQVTKIGSFKPVNNVIYLKVESPEELEKLHNELNATFDGGNQEYNFVPHITIGQKMSDDEHSDVYGSLRMTKVHYEDTADRIHLLYQLDNGSWTVYETFRLGKE